The Chanos chanos chromosome 16, fChaCha1.1, whole genome shotgun sequence genome has a window encoding:
- the LOC115829720 gene encoding interferon-inducible GTPase 5-like, translated as MASLEDGFEIIDPKDLEEIKEAMENKDLSTVVEKVQDYFEQQDRVELNIAITGESGSGKSTFVNAFRGLGDEEKGSAPTGVVETTMEPEVYPHPKYPNVKVWDLPGIGTPNFKADEYLEEVGFQRYDFFIIVSSDRFRECHAQLANEINKMKKKFYFIRSKIDSNIDAESRKKNFNKEKTLDVIQRDCLKGLQSIGVSCPDVFLISCFDLGSYDFGLLEKTMERELPQHKRHALMLALPNISLDINKRKRKALQADIWKLAALSAGVSAIPVPGLGAAADVGILVIGLRRFYNAFSLDDQSLQRLADKSGKSFEELKSVLKSPLHTEISRDVVIKLLNSSVGYAVENVVEYFLSTIPVVGSLAAGALSFGTIYYMLNKCLNELAEDGRNVLMVALQSSVDPPPPSHPGEGSDVERPKAP; from the exons ATGGCTTCTCTAGAGGATGGGTTTGAGATAATTGATCCAAAAGACCTGGAAGAGATAAAAGAGGCCATGGAGAATAAGGACCTGTCAACTGTGGTTGAGAAGGTTCAAGATTACTTTGAGCAACAAGATCGTGTGGAATTGAACATAGCCATTACAGGGGAATCAGGATCTGGTAAATCTACATTCGTCAATGCCTTTCGAGGACTGGGTGATGAGGAGAAAGGATCTGCTCCAACTGGAGTTGTTGAGACCACCATGGAACCAGAAGTTTACCCACATCCCAAATACCCAAACGTGAAAGTGTGGGATCTGCCTGGGATCGGAACACCAAACTTCAAAGCTGACGAATACCTTGAAGAAGTTGGTTTTCAGCGTTATGATTTCTTTATCATTGTCTCATCAGACCGATTCAGAGAGTGCCATGCTCAGCTGGccaatgaaataaataagatgaagaagaagTTTTACTTTATTCGTTCAAAGATTGACAGCAACATCGATGCTGAAAGTAGAAAGAAGAACTTCAACAAGGAGAAGACACTGGATGTTATCCAAAGAGACTGCTTAAAAG GTCTCCAGAGCATTGGTGTGTCCTGTCCTGATGTTTTTTTGATCTCTTGTTTTGACCTGGGGAGCTATGATTTCGGTCTTCTTGAGAAAACCATGGAGAGGGAGCTCCCTCAGCACAAGAGGCATGCATTAATGCTGGCCCTGCCAAACATATCCTTGGACATTaacaagaggaagaggaaagcgTTGCAGGCCGACATATGGAAGCTGGCTGCCCTTTCTGCCGGTGTGTCTGCCATACCGGTCCCTGGCCTTGGGGCGGCAGCAGATGTTGGCATCTTGGTGATTGGGCTCAGACGGTTTTACAATGCCTTCAGTCTCGATGACCAATCTCTGCAGAGGCTAGCCGACAAATCGGGGAAGTCCTTTGAGGAGCTGAAATCTGTGCTGAAGTCCCCTCTGCATACTGAGATTAGCAGGGATGTAGTCATCAAACTCCTGAACAGCAGCGTTGGCTATGCGGTGGAGAACGTGGTTGAGTATTTTCTCAGCACCATCCCTGTTGTGGGATCTCTGGCAGCTGGAGCGTTATCCTTTGGCACAATTTACTACATGCTAAATAAGTGTCTGAATGAGCTGGCTGAAGATGGTCGAAACGTCCTCATGGTTGCCCTGCAGAGCTCTGTTGATCCACCCCCGCCGAGTCACCCGGGAGAGGGGTCTGATGTTGAAAGACCCAAAGCCCcctaa
- the LOC115829661 gene encoding interferon-inducible GTPase 5-like — translation MASLEDGFEIIDPKDLEEIKEAMENKDLSTVVEKVQDYFEQQDRVELNIAITGESGSGKSTFVNAFRGLGDEEKGSAPTGVVETTMEPEVYPHPKYPNVKVWDLPGIGTPNFKADEYLEEVGFQRYDFFIIVSSDRFRECHAQLANEINKMKKKFYFIRSKIDSNIDAESRKKNFNKEKTLDVIQRDCVKGLQSIGVSCPDVFLISCFDLGSYDFGLLEKTMERELPQHKRHALMLALPNISLDINKRKRKALQADIWKLAALSAGVSAIPVPGLGAAADVGILVIGLRRFYNAFSLDDQSLQRLADKSGKSFEELKSVLKSPLHTEISRDVVIKLLNSSVGYAVENVVEYFLSTIPVVGSLAAGALSFGTIYYMLNKCLNELAEDGRNVLMVALQSSVDPPPPSHPGEGSDVERPKAP, via the exons ATGGCTTCTCTAGAGGATGGGTTTGAGATCATTGATCCAAAAGACCTGGAAGAGATAAAAGAGGCCATGGAGAATAAGGACCTGTCAACTGTGGTTGAGAAGGTTCAAGATTACTTTGAGCAACAAGATCGTGTGGAATTGAACATAGCCATTACAGGGGAATCAGGATCTGGTAAATCTACATTCGTCAATGCCTTTCGAGGACTGGGGGATGAGGAGAAAGGATCTGCTCCAACTGGAGTTGTTGAGACCACCATGGAACCAGAAGTTTACCCACATCCCAAATACCCAAACGTGAAAGTGTGGGATCTGCCTGGGATCGGAACACCAAACTTCAAAGCTGACGAATACCTTGAAGAAGTTGGTTTTCAGCGTTATGATTTCTTTATCATTGTCTCATCAGACCGATTCAGAGAGTGCCATGCTCAGCTGGccaatgaaataaataagatgaagaagaagTTTTACTTTATTCGTTCAAAGATTGACAGCAACATCGATGCTGAAAGTAGAAAGAAGAACTTCAACAAGGAGAAGACACTGGATGTTATCCAAAGAGACTGTGTAAAAG GTCTCCAGAGCATTGGTGTGTCCTGTCCTGATGTTTTTTTGATCTCTTGTTTTGACCTGGGGAGCTATGATTTCGGTCTTCTTGAGAAAACCATGGAGAGGGAGCTCCCTCAGCACAAGAGGCATGCATTAATGCTGGCCCTGCCAAACATATCCTTGGACATTaacaagaggaagaggaaagcgTTGCAGGCCGACATATGGAAGCTGGCTGCCCTTTCTGCCGGTGTGTCTGCCATACCGGTCCCTGGCCTTGGGGCGGCAGCAGATGTTGGCATCTTGGTGATTGGGCTCAGACGGTTTTACAATGCCTTCAGTCTCGATGACCAATCTCTGCAGAGGCTAGCCGACAAATCGGGGAAGTCCTTTGAGGAGCTGAAATCTGTGCTGAAGTCCCCTCTGCATACTGAGATTAGCAGGGATGTAGTCATCAAGCTCCTGAACAGCAGCGTTGGCTATGCAGTGGAGAACGTGGTTGAGTATTTTCTCAGCACCATCCCTGTTGTGGGATCTCTGGCAGCTGGAGCGTTATCCTTTGGCACAATTTACTACATGCTAAATAAGTGTCTGAATGAGCTGGCTGAAGATGGTCGAAACGTCCTCATGGTCGCCCTGCAGAGCTCTGTTGATCCACCCCCGCCGAGTCACCCGGGAGAGGGGTCTGATGTTGAAAGACCCAAAGCCCcctaa
- the LOC115829721 gene encoding LOW QUALITY PROTEIN: interferon-inducible GTPase 1-like (The sequence of the model RefSeq protein was modified relative to this genomic sequence to represent the inferred CDS: inserted 1 base in 1 codon): protein MAEIGQEYDVIGPTELEEIQEALANTGLTTAVRAIQDYFEQQEHVELNIAVTGESGSGKSTFVNAFRGLGDEEEGSAPTGVVETTMEPKAYLHPEHVNVKVWDLPGIGTPNFKADKYLEQVGFQRYDFFVIVSSERFRECHVQLANEINKMKKKFYFIRSKIDCSICAESRKKSFNKEKTLNDIREDCVRGLESIGVTSPDVFLISCFDLGSYDFRRLQETMKKSLPHXKKHLLMLVLLQS from the exons ATGGCTGAAATAGGACAAGAATATGATGTTATTGGTCCAACTGAACTGGAGGAAATTCAAGAAGCTTTGGCCAACACGGGTCTAACAACTGCAGTAAGGGCGATTCAAGATTACTTTGAGCAACAAGAGCATGTGGAACTGAACATAGCCGTTACAGGGGAATCAGGATCTGGTAAATCTACATTCGTCAATGCATTTCGAGGATTGGGGGATGAGGAGGAAGGCTCTGCTCCAACTGGAGTTGTTGAGACCACCATGGAACCAAAAGCGTACCTGCATCCTGAACATGTGAATGTAAAAGTTTGGGATCTGCCTGGGATTGGGACACCAAACTTCAAAGCTGACAAATACCTTGAACAAGTTGGTTTTCAGCGTTACGATTTCTTTGTAATTGTCTCATCAGAGCGATTCAGGGAGTGCCATGTTCAGCTGgccaatgaaataaataaaatgaagaagaagttttattttattcgATCAAAGATTGATTGTAGCATTTGTGCTGAAAGCAGGAAGAAGAGCTTCAATAAGGAGAAGACCCTGAATGATATCCGGGAagactgtgttagag GTCTTGAAAGCATCGGTGTGACCTCTCCTGACGTCTTTTTAATCTCTTGTTTTGACCTGGGGAGCTACGATTTCAGACGTCTGCAGGAGACCATGAAGAAGTCCCTTCCCC TCAAGAAACATCTTCTTATGCTGGTCTTACTTCAAAGCTGA